GCCACCAAGATCTGAGATAACCCCGGTAAAACCAGGCACCTTATCCTGAATATCTTTAATCTCATTCAAAATCGACTCTTGTGAGCGACTCTGAATGATACGTCCCTCATGCTCGGTAATTGAGCAGAATGAACAACCACCGAAACAACCACGCATTATGTTGATCGAGGTCTTGATCATGTCATAGGCGGGGATCTTGTTGTCACCATATGAAGGATGTGGCACCCGCTTGTAGGGCAGACCAAACACACCGTCCATCTCGTCGGTATTTAACGGCCAGGCTGGAGGATTAATCCAGATAGCACGCTCGGCATGACGCTGAAATAGGGCGCGGGCACAGCCAGGATTCTGCTCTTGATGCAAAATTCTAGACGCGTGAGCATAGAGGTATTTGTCTGTCGAGACTTTCTCATAGCTTGGCAATAACACATAGGTCTTCTCCCAAGGTTTAGGTCTAGGAGCCTGTACGCTGATGGCCTTAGGAGCGTCATTATCGAATATCTTCACATCCGACGGGCCGGACATGTTCTTACAACCCACATCATCGGCGCCGTAGGGATGAGGAATAGGGTCTATTTTATGTAACTGATCTATTTTGCGTGAGTCCATGCCCTTCCATTCGGCAAGGGGCTCTTTGCGGATCACTGTGGTGCCGCGAATATCATGGAGGTCAGCGATTGACTCACCCGCAGCCAGCCGGTGAGAGATCTCTACCAGGGGACGCTCGGCATTACCGTAGGCTAGAATATCGGCTTTCGCATCTAAAATTACACTGCGACGCACCTTATCAGACCAATAATCATAGTGGGCCATGCGGCGCAGGCTGGCTTCTATACCACCTATGATCACAGGCACTTGCTTGTAAGCTTCCTTACATCTCTGGGTATAAACTGTTACTGCGCGATCTGGGCGCTTACCACCGAGATTTCCAGCCGTATAAGCATCATCGTGACGCATACGCCGCTCGGCGGTATAACGGTTGATCATCGAGTCCATATTGCCCGAAGTCACCCCGAAATAGAGATTAGGCTTACCTAATTTCATGAAGTCATCTTTATTAGACCAGTCGGGCTGAGAAATAATGCCGACCCTGAAACCTTGAGCCTCGAGCATGCGTCCAATCACTGCCATACCGAAGCTGGGATGATCCACATAGGCATCCCCGGTCACGACTATGATGTCACAGCTGTCCCACCCTAGTTTGTTCATCTCTTTGCGAGACATAGGCAAAAAAGGCGCCGCCTCTGTTTGCTCAGAGCGATATTTTGGATGAGTAAATAAGGTAGATTCAACTTGCATGAGTAATAAAACCTGACTGTCTAACGGTGAAAATAGAATATTTGCGCCCATTAAAGGGAGGCGGAGTATAGCAGGGGAGACACCATCTGGGCGAACAAAAAACGAACAAGTGTAAAGAAAAGCCAGCTTGAAATGAAAAAAGACATTAACCTTTAAATAGTAAGGATATTAGACAGCTTAGGTGCGCGGGCATAACCAGCCTGCTTATTAGAGTATAATTTCTATTTTATCAATCGCTAAGCACATTTTGATAGGCTAACTTATCAAATAACCCATCGAGCCTAAGATAAAGTGAACCAAGTTAACTATGGCTAAGATTAAAATCACCAACCAGCTGAGTAATCCG
This portion of the Shewanella violacea DSS12 genome encodes:
- a CDS encoding YgiQ family radical SAM protein, producing MQVESTLFTHPKYRSEQTEAAPFLPMSRKEMNKLGWDSCDIIVVTGDAYVDHPSFGMAVIGRMLEAQGFRVGIISQPDWSNKDDFMKLGKPNLYFGVTSGNMDSMINRYTAERRMRHDDAYTAGNLGGKRPDRAVTVYTQRCKEAYKQVPVIIGGIEASLRRMAHYDYWSDKVRRSVILDAKADILAYGNAERPLVEISHRLAAGESIADLHDIRGTTVIRKEPLAEWKGMDSRKIDQLHKIDPIPHPYGADDVGCKNMSGPSDVKIFDNDAPKAISVQAPRPKPWEKTYVLLPSYEKVSTDKYLYAHASRILHQEQNPGCARALFQRHAERAIWINPPAWPLNTDEMDGVFGLPYKRVPHPSYGDNKIPAYDMIKTSINIMRGCFGGCSFCSITEHEGRIIQSRSQESILNEIKDIQDKVPGFTGVISDLGGPTANMYRLGCKSVKAEKTCRRLSCVFPSICGHLDTDHSATIDLYRAAREVPGIKKVLIASGVRYDLATEDPRYVKELASHHVGGYLKIAPEHTEDGPLNKMMKPGMGTYEKFKELFDKYSKEAGKKQYLIPYFISAHPGTTNDDMVNLALWLKGEKFKLDQVQNFYPSPMANATTIYHTGLNSLKNVKHTSEKVTVPKKGRQRKLHKALLRYHDPAGWPMIREALIEMGREELIGNSLSCLVPAESRQEREAMRNKGKGGANKLSNKASPGDKKAFTRFSEDQFEDRKPKVKAKPGDSSNKSAGKGKASGGQGSSATAQRQRPAKKNVWGTTPKHQR